The following proteins come from a genomic window of Montipora foliosa isolate CH-2021 chromosome 2, ASM3666993v2, whole genome shotgun sequence:
- the LOC137990836 gene encoding uncharacterized protein, which translates to MRLSTVTLFLSFAILLMAISIAARGRGGGRSSGSRSRSSSGRSSSGSKPAITKTTPIKATTFRSPVIRSQTKVGSKTDTFKKVVAGYILYRYAVSNAPVYSRGYPMYRCYVTVPEERAVRITSEERRLLNTNGSPCIEAPSSQTFSLADDIDQHLISLNTTVTYNKTGETKTYYNDSVPLQDILQQDFEVKTLSQYNTTIVPRTSCSQVEEKIRGTMITLYETNPNKASTRYMNVAPTVLLATVVALFGVLDVPRVFASF; encoded by the coding sequence ATGCGGCTGTCTACAGTtactcttttcctttccttcgcAATTTTGCTGATGGCGATATCCATTGCTGCCAGAGGCAGAGGCGGCGGTCGCTCGAGTGGGTCACGCTCTAGATCAAGCTCAGGTCGCTCTTCCTCCGGTTCCAAACCCGCAATCACAAAAACTACACCGATCAAAGCCACGACTTTTCGTTCTCCTGTAATCCGCAGCCAAACCAAAGTTGGTTCCAAAACAGACACGTTCAAAAAGGTAGTGGCCGGCTACATTCTGTATCGCTATGCTGTGAGCAACGCTCCTGTGTATAGCAGAGGCTATCCAATGTACCGCTGCTACGTTACCGTCCCGGAGGAACGAGCTGTCAGGATCACCTCTGAAGAACGGAGGTTGTTGAATACTAACGGCAGTCCATGTATCGAAGCACCTTCTTCGCAGACGTTTTCGCTTGCAGATGATATCGATCAACATCTCATTTCCTTGAATACCACCGTCACTTATAACAAGACTGGAGAAACGAAGACTTACTACAATGACTCGGTTCCTCTCCAAGACATCTTGCAACAAGATTTTGAAGTGAAGACTCTTTCTCAATACAACACCACAATTGTGCCCAGAACGTCGTGCAGTCAAGTTGAGGAGAAAATCCGAGGTACAATGATTACTTTGTACGAAACAAACCCCAACAAGGCAAGCACTCGTTACATGAATGTGGCCCCTACCGTCTTGCTTGCAACGGTAGTTGCACTGTTCGGGGTTTTGGATGTCCCCCGAGTTTTTGCCAGTTTTTAG